A genomic window from Solanum stenotomum isolate F172 chromosome 10, ASM1918654v1, whole genome shotgun sequence includes:
- the LOC125842418 gene encoding LOW QUALITY PROTEIN: receptor-like protein 9a (The sequence of the model RefSeq protein was modified relative to this genomic sequence to represent the inferred CDS: inserted 1 base in 1 codon; substituted 2 bases at 2 genomic stop codons): protein MGNIKFFLLMFFQMVIVAYGQWRTQNFCSGGSNALLELQANIMNSNGELLVDWAGYNTNGFTDCCFWKSVKCSLETGRVIKLHLKTNFGTGDGWRFNASLFLPFTSLQLLLLSYGNIIGWIKNEGFSKLWQLPNLKVLDLQFNPIHPEVLVSSLCWISSLEVLKLGADVGASFSIPTTYNIFAIQFQPESMSKKCGGLSNLRELWFEGYEINDINILSAFGANSGLRNLEKLILNDNNFNSTIFSTMKIFPSLRHLNLASNEIDGNIKMNDIIDLINLEYLDLSDNNIERFANTKDNKRMSSLRNLVLGSSYSNSSRVIQSIESLSSLKSLSYENSDLTAPTIIYALRNLSTMEYLYLTESSLNDNFLVNIGQMTSLKVLSMTFGDNNGTLPNQGWCELKHIEELDFSNNNLVGTLPSCLGNLTSLXWLSFAGNYFSGNIALHSIWRRLISLEFLDIVDNQFGVPLSFSQFSNHTKLIYLNVGYNTIITDTDFLNWIPNFQLELFAIYECIKLQKLPSFLHYQYDLRILDIKGNQLPGNFPTWLLENNTRLAGIYSRDNAFRGPXKLPSSRHLHLETIDVSNNKLNGHIPENMSLAFPKLTFLNMSQNYLEGLTPSIFCGIHLELLDLSDNILSGGGPSYLAVGSPQLFFLRLSNNKLKGKIFSEEVLPHRLSFLCLNDNNFEGALPSDIFPRSLIVLDASRNSFTGEIPRWITDNTRLLQLDLSKNHLDGSIPDEICNLKLIEVLSISENRLSGFIPSCVSSLPLKHIHLEKNQLGGELRHVLFKSSFLITLDLGYNNFTGNIPRTIGSVNNLNYLLLSHNQLEGEIPTQICMLKKLSIVDLSFNKLYGPLLPCLGYLTQAKKDAKISRTYYPTTFGHSWLNFLGWIRLKQNYHVSEGFVIGTFLMEMENQVRFSTKRNSYIYKGIILKYMSGIDLSSNRLTGEIPVELGKMSTIHELNLSHNHLIGRLPNTFSNLQKIESLNLSFNNLNGRIPVGLIELNSLEVFNVSFNNLSGAVPDFKAQFATFDKSSYEGNPFLCGDPLDNKCGMSPKLSNSSKINGDEESAELEDIQCFHIGSVVSFGAILLGLATALCFNPHWRKAWFRMIEALMFYCFYFVLDNIATPXKSRWCRNIG from the exons ATGGGAAATATTAAGTTTTTCTTGTTGATGTTTTTTCAAATGGTGATTGTGGCCTATGGTCAGTGGCGGACCCAGAATTTTTGCTCAGGGGGTTCGAA TGCTCTCTTGGAGCTGCAAGCAAACATAATGAATTCGAATGGCGAATTGTTGGTTGATTGGGCTGGATATAATACGAATGGTTTTACAGATTGTTGTTTTTGGAAAAGTGTAAAATGCAGCTTAGAAACAGGTCGAGTGATCAAACTCCATCTCAAAACAAATTTTGGCACAGGGGATGGTTGGAGATTTAATGCCTCTCTCTTTCTTCCATTCACGTCCCTCCAACTTCTTTTATTGTCTTACGGAAATATTATAGGGTGGATAAAAAATGAAG GGTTCAGTAAACTATGGCAGTTGCCCAACCTGAAAGTACTCGATTTGCAATTCAATCCCATCCATCCTGAAGTTTTAGTATCATCTTTATGTTGGATTTCATCTCTTGAGGTTCTAAAACTTGGTGCAGATGTTGGTGCCTCTTTCAGCATACCGAcgacatataatatatttgcAATTCAATTCCAACCTGAAA GCATGAGTAAGAAATGTGGAGGGCTAAGCAATTTAAGAGAACTCTGGTTTGAAGGTTATGAAATCAATGACATCAATATCCTTTCTGCATTTG GTGCAAATTCTGGACTGAGGAATTTAGAGAAGCTCATTTTGAATGATAATAACTTCAATTCCACCATCTTTTCAACAATGAAGATTTTTCCGTCTCTCAGGCATCTCAATCTCGCCTCCAATGAAATAGATggaaatatcaaaatgaatg ATATAATTGATTTGATCAATTTGGAATATCTGGATCTCTCGGATAACAATATAGAGAGATTTGCGAATACCAAAG ATAACAAAAGAATGAGTTCTTTGCGGAATTTAGTATTGGGAAGTTCCTACTCCAACTCTAGCAGAGTCATACAATCCATAGAATCACTCTCATCTCTTAAGTCACTTTCTTATGAAAATAGTGATCTCACTGCTCCAACCATAATTTACG CATTAAGAAATCTGAGCACGATGGAGTACCTATACTTGACGGAATCTTCTTTAAATGACAACTTTCTCGTGAATATTGGACAAATGACTTCTCTTAAAGTGTTGAGTATGACTTTTGGTGACAATAATGGCACCCTCCCTAATCAAG gtTGGTGTGAACTCAAACACATTGAAGAGCTggatttttcaaacaataattTGGTGGGAACACTGCCTTCGTGTCTTGGAAACTTGACATCACTTTGATGGTTGAGTTTTGCTGGGAATTACTTCAGCGGAAATATAGCGTTACATTCTATTTGGAGGAGACTCATATCACTTGAGTTCCTTGATATTGTGGATAACCAATTTGGAGTTCCTCTGTCATTCAGCCAATTTTCCAACCATACAAAATTGATCTACTTGAATGTTGGttataatacaataataactgaTACCGATTTCCTAAATTGGATCCCAAATTTCCAGTTGGAGCTTTTTGCTATATATGAATGTATAAAGCTTCAAAAATTGCCTTCTTTCCTTCACTACCAATATGACTTGAGGATTCTTGATATCAAAGGAAATCAATTGCCAGGAAACTTTCCAACATGGTTGTTAGAAAATAACACCAGACTTGCAGGGATTTATAGTAGAGATAATGCTTTCAGAGGACCATAGAAGTTGCCATCGAGTCGTCACCTCCATCTAGAGACGATTGATGTTTCTAATAACAAACTAAATGGACATATTCCAGAAAATATGAGTTTAGCCTTCCCAAAGCTCACTTTCTTGAACATGTCACAAAATTATCTTGAAGGTCTTACACCTTCCATATTTTGTGGCATTCATTTAGAACTCCTAGACCTATCTGACAATATCTTGTCCGGAGGAGGTCCTAGTTATCTGGCAGTTGGTTCTCCACAATTGTTCTTCCTTCGGTTGTCAAACAACAAGcttaaaggaaaaatattctCGGAGGAGGTCTTGCCACATAGATTATCATTTTTGTGTTTGAATGACAATAACTTTGAAGGTGCACTGCCTAGTGACATTTTCCCCAGATCCCTTATTGTACTGGATGCTAGCAGGAATAGTTTCACTGGAGAGATTCCGAGATGGATTACGGATAATACAAGATTGTTACAGCTTGATTTGTCCAAGAATCATCTCGATGGTTCAATTCCAGATGAGATTTGCAATTTAAAGCTCATTGAGGTGTTATCTATATCCGAAAACAGGCTTTCAGGCTTCATACCTTCTTGTGTGAGTTCTTTACCTCTCAAACACATCCATCTTGAGAAAAATCAATTGGGTGGTGAATTGAGAC ATGTACTTTTCAAATCGTCTTTTCTGATAACTTTGGATCTTGGGTACAACAATTTTACAGGAAACATCCCACGCACCATAGGTTCGGTTAATAATCTGAACTACCTTCTCCTTAGCCATAACCAATTGGAAGGGGAGATTCCAACTCAGATTTGTATGTTGAAGAAGTTATCTATTGTGGATTTATCTTTCAATAAGCTTTATGGTCCACTCCTTCCTTGTTTGGGTTACTTAACACAAGCCAAAAAGGATGCAAAGATAAGTAGGACCTACTATCCTACGACTTTTGGGCATTCATGGTTAAATTTTCTGGGCTGGATACGTTTGAAACAGAACTACCACGTTAGTGAAGGATTTGTAATAGGCACATTTTTAATGGAGATGGAAAACCAGGTCCGGTTTTCAACGAAAAGAAACTCATATATTTATAAGGGAATCATTCTAAAATATATGTCGGGTATTGATCTCTCAAGTAATAGATTAACTGGTGAAATTCCCGTTGAGCTAGGGAAGATGAGCACTATACATGAACTGAATCTATCCCACAACCATCTCATCGGAAGATTACCAAACACCTTCTCCAATCTACAGAAAATTGAGAGTTTAAACCTTTCCTTCAACAACTTGAATGGGAGAATTCCTGTTGGTCTAATTGAGCTAAATTCTTTGGAAGTATTCAATGTTTCATTCAATAACTTATCGGGTGCAGTGCCTGATTTTAAAGCACAATTTGCAACTTTTGACAAAAGCAGCTACGAGGGAAATCCTTTTCTTTGTGGTGATCCATTAGACAACAAGTGTGGGATGAGTCCTAAATTGTCAAATAGCTCCAAGATTAATGGAGATGAGGAATCAGCAGAATTGGAGGATATTCAGTGTTTTCACATTGGCTCTGTTGTGTCTTTTGGAGCAATCTTGTTGGGATTAGCTACAGCGCTCTGCTTCAATCCTCATTGGAGAAAAGCATGGTTTAGGATGATAGAGGCATTGATGTTTTACTGTTTCTATTTTGTGTTGGACAACATTGCTACAC GTAAGAGTAGATGGTGCAGGAATATTGGTTAA